A stretch of Pelagicoccus enzymogenes DNA encodes these proteins:
- a CDS encoding NAD-dependent epimerase/dehydratase family protein: MKCLIIGSGRFIAPKLIEELVYAKHEVAILDQNPPPESVADRVTHIFGDKGSLAFYRDECLEFKPDIAVHLSANNGEEASAFLEVFQGQVAQTVVTSNTNVYLAHARLKGTEPGASLAVPINEESPLRNLGIGNEEQGDKLDVEKIMGNSKDPCTILRLPPVYGPNDFLRRFYPLLIRMIDDRPFVLLGASQASWRWTHAFVDDVAHAVALSVLNPGEKHRIYNVGEAKTPTMKERLEHLGTVFGWDGRVKVVSSVDLPDYLKTPGDFSQDMLIDSSRIRHDLGYKELGDYYDGLAESVEWYRDNPPADMVGKTFNYSAEDAVVAREVRD; encoded by the coding sequence ATGAAATGCCTCATCATAGGAAGCGGACGCTTCATCGCCCCCAAGCTCATCGAGGAGCTTGTTTACGCGAAACATGAGGTCGCTATCCTGGATCAAAATCCACCCCCGGAAAGCGTGGCCGACAGGGTAACCCACATTTTCGGCGACAAGGGATCCCTTGCGTTCTATCGCGACGAGTGCCTCGAATTTAAGCCGGACATCGCAGTTCACTTGTCTGCCAACAATGGAGAAGAAGCCTCGGCTTTTCTCGAGGTTTTCCAAGGCCAAGTAGCCCAGACCGTTGTGACGAGCAACACGAACGTTTATCTGGCCCATGCCCGTCTCAAAGGGACGGAGCCAGGAGCCTCGTTGGCTGTCCCGATCAACGAAGAATCGCCCCTTCGTAATTTGGGAATCGGCAACGAAGAGCAGGGGGACAAGCTCGACGTGGAGAAGATCATGGGGAACTCGAAAGATCCGTGTACGATCTTGAGGTTGCCGCCTGTGTACGGTCCGAACGACTTTTTGCGCCGCTTCTATCCGCTCTTAATACGAATGATTGACGATCGTCCTTTCGTTCTGCTCGGGGCGAGCCAAGCGAGTTGGCGATGGACGCATGCCTTCGTGGACGATGTCGCTCATGCCGTCGCTCTTTCAGTGCTCAATCCAGGCGAAAAGCATCGTATCTACAATGTGGGCGAAGCCAAGACTCCCACCATGAAGGAGCGCCTCGAGCACTTGGGCACGGTCTTCGGTTGGGATGGCAGGGTGAAGGTCGTATCTTCGGTCGACTTGCCTGACTACCTCAAGACGCCGGGCGACTTTTCTCAGGACATGCTGATCGATTCGAGTCGGATCCGGCACGATCTGGGTTACAAGGAGCTAGGCGACTACTACGACGGCCTTGCGGAGTCAGTAGAGTGGTATCGGGACAATCCTCCGGCAGACATGGTGGGGAAGACCTTCAACTATTCCGCTGAAGACGCGGTCGTCGCAAGGGAGGTCCGAGACTAG